One part of the Sphingobium yanoikuyae genome encodes these proteins:
- a CDS encoding DUF2490 domain-containing protein, giving the protein MRRLSLCLFALMALPATAHASEDEQLWTTTSATVKLSDHWRLQQEIVARFSNDRNGLYEIESNTLVGYKLDKQVTVWAGYTHDPQYNGGDFTVMEHRAREQVTVDNILKLGPVSVSARMRMEQRWREGIDGTAWRLRPYVKLTMPFKEGGKTALILSHESFIDLNKTNFQRVQGEERMRNLIAITTPLAKNVNAEIGYLHQHGFRPDADDSNDNVASLSLSFSF; this is encoded by the coding sequence ATGCGCCGCCTGTCCCTCTGTCTTTTCGCCCTGATGGCGCTGCCCGCGACCGCCCATGCCAGCGAGGATGAGCAACTCTGGACCACCACCAGCGCGACGGTGAAGCTGTCCGACCATTGGCGCCTCCAGCAGGAGATCGTCGCCCGCTTCAGCAATGATCGGAATGGCCTGTACGAGATCGAGAGCAACACGCTGGTTGGTTACAAGCTCGACAAGCAGGTGACGGTCTGGGCCGGTTATACCCATGACCCGCAATATAATGGGGGCGATTTCACCGTGATGGAGCATCGCGCCCGCGAACAGGTGACGGTCGACAATATCCTCAAGCTCGGCCCGGTGTCGGTCAGCGCGCGGATGCGGATGGAGCAGCGCTGGCGCGAAGGGATTGACGGCACCGCCTGGCGCCTGCGGCCCTATGTGAAGCTGACCATGCCCTTCAAGGAAGGCGGCAAGACCGCGCTGATCCTGAGCCATGAAAGCTTCATCGATCTCAACAAGACCAATTTCCAGCGTGTCCAGGGCGAGGAGCGGATGCGCAACCTGATCGCGATCACCACGCCGCTGGCCAAGAATGTGAATGCGGAGATCGGCTATCTCCATCAGCATGGCTTCCGCCCCGATGCCGACGACAGCAACGACAATGTCGCCTCGCTCTCGCTCAGCTTCAGTTTCTGA
- a CDS encoding efflux transporter outer membrane subunit: protein MHKSLLPLLAALLAGGCAAGPDYHRPEPKAAASGAFVTQANAFDPTAPLPDQWWKLYNDPALDALVAQALVANTDLRVAAANLAKARATLSEAKAGRLPATDINGGVSYGDGMQGAGGAFTQDQAQWSQNGSLALSWEVDLFGRVSRAVEAARADAQAVEAARDAVRVTVAAETTRAYLDACSYAHALGVAQDSWRVSTDSLGLVTAQEKAGSVGKFDVERAAAAAASARAAIPALEAQHQVALFELAALLGATPADIPLSARQCMTPPAPVAALPVGDGASLLRRRPDLRQAERQLAADTARIGVATAALYPKISLGGSGNVFRNDSVRGNDSLSFSVGPLLSWSFPNISVARARIRQAEAQGDASLAAFDGTVITALKQVEQALTNVGREQERLAALDEAEIRSARAFDFASQRYRAGSVSLLDVLVAQSALLDARTAQATALQRLSTARVDLFKALGGGWQSGNASAPITGVR from the coding sequence ATGCATAAGAGCCTGTTGCCGCTGCTAGCGGCGCTGCTGGCCGGCGGATGCGCCGCCGGCCCCGACTATCACCGTCCCGAACCAAAGGCCGCCGCCAGTGGCGCTTTCGTGACGCAGGCCAATGCCTTCGATCCGACCGCGCCGCTGCCGGACCAATGGTGGAAACTCTATAATGATCCGGCGCTCGATGCGCTGGTGGCGCAGGCGCTGGTCGCCAACACCGACCTGCGCGTCGCCGCCGCCAATCTCGCCAAGGCCCGCGCCACGCTGAGCGAGGCCAAGGCAGGACGCCTGCCGGCCACCGACATCAATGGCGGGGTCAGCTATGGCGATGGGATGCAGGGCGCGGGCGGCGCCTTCACCCAGGATCAGGCGCAATGGTCGCAAAATGGCAGCCTGGCGCTGAGTTGGGAGGTTGACCTGTTCGGCCGCGTCAGCCGCGCGGTCGAGGCGGCCCGTGCCGATGCGCAGGCTGTGGAGGCGGCCCGTGACGCCGTGCGCGTGACGGTCGCGGCGGAAACGACACGGGCCTATCTCGATGCCTGTTCCTATGCTCATGCGCTTGGCGTGGCGCAGGATAGCTGGCGGGTCAGCACCGACAGTCTGGGGCTGGTGACCGCGCAGGAAAAAGCCGGATCTGTCGGCAAGTTCGATGTCGAGCGTGCCGCCGCCGCCGCCGCAAGCGCGCGTGCAGCGATCCCGGCGCTGGAAGCGCAGCATCAGGTCGCCCTGTTCGAGCTTGCGGCCCTGCTGGGCGCCACGCCCGCCGACATTCCCCTTTCTGCCCGGCAATGCATGACGCCGCCTGCCCCCGTGGCGGCATTGCCGGTGGGCGACGGCGCATCCCTGTTGCGCCGTCGCCCCGATCTGCGCCAGGCGGAACGGCAACTGGCGGCCGACACCGCACGGATCGGCGTCGCGACCGCCGCGCTCTATCCGAAGATCAGCCTGGGCGGGTCGGGCAATGTCTTCCGCAACGACAGCGTCCGCGGCAATGACAGTCTCAGCTTTTCGGTGGGACCGCTGCTCAGTTGGAGCTTCCCCAATATCAGCGTCGCGCGTGCCCGCATCCGTCAGGCCGAAGCGCAGGGGGACGCCTCGCTCGCCGCCTTCGACGGCACCGTCATCACGGCGCTCAAGCAGGTTGAACAGGCATTGACCAATGTCGGGCGTGAACAGGAAAGGCTGGCCGCTCTTGACGAGGCTGAGATTCGCTCGGCCCGCGCTTTCGATTTCGCCAGCCAGCGCTATCGGGCCGGGTCTGTCAGCCTGCTGGATGTGCTTGTTGCACAATCGGCCTTGCTGGACGCCCGAACGGCGCAGGCGACGGCGCTCCAGCGCCTATCCACCGCGCGCGTCGATCTGTTCAAGGCGCTTGGCGGTGGCTGGCAATCGGGCAACGCAAGCGCGCCCATTACTGGCGTCAGATAG
- a CDS encoding TrbI/VirB10 family protein: MICQRLLLTDGSSLRLDNFPATDTAGYAGLADKVVFHNWSRLKGIAIATLLDVGS; the protein is encoded by the coding sequence GTGATCTGTCAGCGCCTCCTTCTCACGGACGGCAGTTCGCTGCGGCTCGACAATTTTCCAGCGACGGATACGGCTGGATATGCCGGGCTGGCCGACAAGGTCGTTTTCCACAATTGGTCCCGGCTCAAGGGAATCGCCATCGCAACGCTTCTGGATGTTGGATCCTAA